The proteins below come from a single Triticum aestivum cultivar Chinese Spring chromosome 5D, IWGSC CS RefSeq v2.1, whole genome shotgun sequence genomic window:
- the LOC123119125 gene encoding enolase isoform X2: protein MAATIQSVKARQIFDSRGNPTVEVDVCCSDGTFARAAVPSGASTGVYEALELRDGGSDYLGKGVSKAVDNVNSIIAPALIGKDPTAQTELDNFMVQQLDGTKNEWGWCKQKLGANAILAVSLAVCKAGASVKKIPLYQHIANLAGNKQLVLPVPAFNVINGGSHAGNKLAMQEFMILPTGAASFKEAMKMGVEVYHNLKSVIKKKYGQDATNVGDEGGFAPNIQENKEGLELLKTAIEKAGYTGKVVIGMDVAASEFYNDKDKTYDLNFKEENNDGSQKISGDSLKNVYKSFVSEYPIVSIEDPFDQDDWVHYAKMTEECGVEVQIVGDDLLVTNPTRVAKAIKEKSCNALLLKVNQIGSVTESIEAVKMSKHAGWGVMTSHRSGETEDTFIADLAVGLSTGQIKTGAPCRSERLAKYNQLLRIEEELGAAAVYAGLKFRAPVEPY from the exons atggcggcgaCGATCCAGTCCGTGAAGGCCCGCCAGATCTTCGACAGCCGCGGTAACCCCACCGTCGAG GTTGATGTGTGCTGCTCAGATGGAACCTTTGCCAGGGCCGCTGTTCCCAGCGGTGCATCAACTG gtgtttatgAAGCTTTGGAACTGAGGGACGGTGGATCTGACTACTTGGGAAAGGGTGTATCCAAG GCTGTTGACAATGTGAACTCGATTATCGCGCCAGCTTTGATTGGCAAG GACCCTACCGCTCAAACTGAGCTCGACAACTTTATGGTTCAGCAGCTTGATGGAACCAAGAATGAGTGGGGTTGGTGCAAGCAAAAG CTTGGTGCTAATGCAATCCTGGCTGTGTCACTAGCTGTTTGCAAAGCTGGAGCCAGCGTCAAGAAGATTCCGCTGTACCAG CACATTGCCAACCTTGCTGGCAACAAGCAATTGGTTTTGCCTGTTCCTGCATTCAATGTCATCAATGGTGGATCCCATGCTGGAAACAAGCTTGCTATGCAG GAGTTCATGATCCTTCCTACTGGAGCTGCCTCATTCAAGGAGGCAATGAAGATGGGCGTTGAAGTGTACCACAACTTGAAG TCTGTTATCAAGAAGAAGTATGGGCAAGATGCCACCAATGTTGGAGATGAAGGTGGTTTTGCTCCTAACATTCAG GAGAACAAGGAGGGCCTTGAGCTCTTGAAGACTGCAATTGAAAAGGCTGGATACACCGGCAAG GTTGTCATTGGAATGGATGTTGCTGCTTCAGAGTTCTACAATGACAAGGACAAAACCTATGACCTCAACTTCAAGGAAGAG AACAACGATGGTTCCCAGAAGATATCTGGAGATAGCCTGAAGAATGTATACAAGTCATTCGTGAGTGAGTACCCCATTGTGTCGATTGAGGACCCATTTGACCAGGATGACTGGGTgcactatgctaagatgactgagGAATGTGGAGTGGAAGTTCAGATTGTTGGTGATGACCTTCTAGTCACCAACCCAACC AGAGTTGCTAAGGCAATCAAGGAGAAGTCATGCAATGCTCTTCTGCTGAAG GTTAACCAAATTGGATCCGTCACTGAGAGTATTGAGGCCGTGAAGATGTCAAAACATGCTGGTTGGGGTGTGATGACCAGTCACAGGAG TGGTGAGACTGAGGACACATTCATTGCTGATTTGGCTGTCGGTTTGTCCACG GGCCAGATCAAGACTGGGGCTCCCTGCCGCTCAGAGCGGCTTGCCAAGTACAACCAG CTTCTGAGGATCGAGGAGGAGCTGGGCGCTGCCGCTGTGTATGCCGGCCTCAAGTTCCGCGCACCGGTGGAGCCATACTAG
- the LOC123119125 gene encoding enolase isoform X1, which yields MAATIQSVKARQIFDSRGNPTVEVDVCCSDGTFARAAVPSGASTGVYEALELRDGGSDYLGKGVSKAVDNVNSIIAPALIGKDPTAQTELDNFMVQQLDGTKNEWGWCKQKLGANAILAVSLAVCKAGASVKKIPLYQHIANLAGNKQLVLPVPAFNVINGGSHAGNKLAMQEFMILPTGAASFKEAMKMGVEVYHNLKSVIKKKYGQDATNVGDEGGFAPNIQENKEGLELLKTAIEKAGYTGKVVIGMDVAASEFYNDKDKTYDLNFKEENNDGSQKISGDSLKNVYKSFVSEYPIVSIEDPFDQDDWVHYAKMTEECGVEVQIVGDDLLVTNPTRVAKAIKEKSCNALLLKVNQIGSVTESIEAVKMSKHAGWGVMTSHRSGETEDTFIADLAVGLSTGQIKTGAPCRSERLAKYNQASGFPVILVLLKHSPDILLTNMTSRNNKNQIILPL from the exons atggcggcgaCGATCCAGTCCGTGAAGGCCCGCCAGATCTTCGACAGCCGCGGTAACCCCACCGTCGAG GTTGATGTGTGCTGCTCAGATGGAACCTTTGCCAGGGCCGCTGTTCCCAGCGGTGCATCAACTG gtgtttatgAAGCTTTGGAACTGAGGGACGGTGGATCTGACTACTTGGGAAAGGGTGTATCCAAG GCTGTTGACAATGTGAACTCGATTATCGCGCCAGCTTTGATTGGCAAG GACCCTACCGCTCAAACTGAGCTCGACAACTTTATGGTTCAGCAGCTTGATGGAACCAAGAATGAGTGGGGTTGGTGCAAGCAAAAG CTTGGTGCTAATGCAATCCTGGCTGTGTCACTAGCTGTTTGCAAAGCTGGAGCCAGCGTCAAGAAGATTCCGCTGTACCAG CACATTGCCAACCTTGCTGGCAACAAGCAATTGGTTTTGCCTGTTCCTGCATTCAATGTCATCAATGGTGGATCCCATGCTGGAAACAAGCTTGCTATGCAG GAGTTCATGATCCTTCCTACTGGAGCTGCCTCATTCAAGGAGGCAATGAAGATGGGCGTTGAAGTGTACCACAACTTGAAG TCTGTTATCAAGAAGAAGTATGGGCAAGATGCCACCAATGTTGGAGATGAAGGTGGTTTTGCTCCTAACATTCAG GAGAACAAGGAGGGCCTTGAGCTCTTGAAGACTGCAATTGAAAAGGCTGGATACACCGGCAAG GTTGTCATTGGAATGGATGTTGCTGCTTCAGAGTTCTACAATGACAAGGACAAAACCTATGACCTCAACTTCAAGGAAGAG AACAACGATGGTTCCCAGAAGATATCTGGAGATAGCCTGAAGAATGTATACAAGTCATTCGTGAGTGAGTACCCCATTGTGTCGATTGAGGACCCATTTGACCAGGATGACTGGGTgcactatgctaagatgactgagGAATGTGGAGTGGAAGTTCAGATTGTTGGTGATGACCTTCTAGTCACCAACCCAACC AGAGTTGCTAAGGCAATCAAGGAGAAGTCATGCAATGCTCTTCTGCTGAAG GTTAACCAAATTGGATCCGTCACTGAGAGTATTGAGGCCGTGAAGATGTCAAAACATGCTGGTTGGGGTGTGATGACCAGTCACAGGAG TGGTGAGACTGAGGACACATTCATTGCTGATTTGGCTGTCGGTTTGTCCACG GGCCAGATCAAGACTGGGGCTCCCTGCCGCTCAGAGCGGCTTGCCAAGTACAACCAGGCAAGTGGCTTTCCTGTAATTCTTGTACTGCTGAAGCATTCTCCTGATATTCTGTTGACCAACATGACCTCTCGCAATAACAAAAACCAAATTATTCTTCCTCTTTAA